One Pleurocapsa minor HA4230-MV1 DNA segment encodes these proteins:
- a CDS encoding amylo-alpha-1,6-glucosidase has protein sequence MIQFGREVSSNREIAESREWLITNGIGGYGSGTIAGILTRNYHGLLVAALEPPVARTLLLTKLEETVNYNAQAYALAANRWVDDIIAPEGYLQIESFHLEGTTPVWNFAFADGLLSKRIWMQQGENTTYIRYHYQRGSQPLSLSLKALVNYRNHHGGTNSDAQAQIKPRQQGLEIKLGSDARSLYLSAFLNNPDNLDWSINNTWYHNFALAVEQYRGLNPLDAHLQAATVETILEPGDTITIIASTEANRQTVTEADKRKCDRQLIELFTTQNKLNSVPQWIKQLVLAADQFVVDRPVADNPHGKTIIAGYPWFTDWGRDTMISLPGIAIATGRYHLAQTILRTFAQYVDRGMLPNVFPDAGTTPEYNTVDATLWYFEALRNYYAATQDRELIAELFPLLAEIIDWHIQGTRYNIHLDDDGLIYAGETGVQLTWMDAKVENWVVTPRIGKPIEINALWYNALSCMVYFAQVLEQPDGEYQKLADKTRSHFAKFWYAEGGYCYDVIDSPDGNDASFRPNQIFAVSLPNRGGSRTAPTQTPLQPKQQQMVVDRVGQKLLTSFGLRSLDPGDKNYLGIYGGDRLQRDASYHRGTTWGWLIGHYVQAHLQVYQDPQLARSFIEPMADHLNTGCVGNISEIFDGDVPFTPRGCFAQAWSVAEVLRTWLLTVNQNNSVS, from the coding sequence ATGATCCAGTTTGGACGAGAAGTATCTAGTAACCGCGAAATTGCCGAGTCGCGAGAATGGTTAATTACTAACGGTATTGGTGGTTATGGATCGGGAACGATCGCGGGAATCTTAACGAGAAACTATCATGGTTTGTTAGTTGCTGCCCTAGAACCACCTGTCGCGAGAACTTTACTGCTGACCAAGTTAGAGGAAACGGTTAACTATAACGCCCAAGCTTACGCACTAGCTGCTAATCGTTGGGTTGATGATATCATTGCGCCTGAAGGTTATCTTCAGATTGAAAGTTTTCATCTAGAAGGAACAACTCCAGTCTGGAATTTTGCTTTTGCTGATGGATTGTTATCAAAGCGGATCTGGATGCAGCAAGGGGAAAACACCACCTATATTCGCTATCACTATCAAAGAGGTAGTCAACCTCTAAGCTTATCCCTTAAAGCCTTGGTGAACTATCGTAACCATCATGGTGGGACAAATAGCGATGCCCAAGCGCAGATTAAGCCGAGGCAACAGGGTTTAGAAATCAAACTTGGTTCTGATGCTCGTAGTCTATATTTATCAGCCTTTTTAAATAATCCAGATAACCTTGATTGGTCAATTAACAACACCTGGTATCACAATTTTGCTCTAGCAGTTGAACAGTATCGGGGATTAAATCCCCTTGACGCTCATCTTCAGGCAGCAACGGTTGAGACTATACTTGAGCCAGGAGATACCATCACTATAATTGCCAGTACCGAAGCAAATCGGCAGACGGTCACAGAAGCAGACAAGAGAAAATGCGATCGCCAATTAATCGAGCTTTTTACTACTCAAAATAAACTCAACTCTGTACCTCAATGGATTAAGCAACTTGTATTAGCTGCCGATCAGTTTGTGGTGGATCGTCCTGTCGCCGATAATCCCCACGGTAAAACTATAATTGCTGGTTATCCTTGGTTTACTGACTGGGGTAGGGATACCATGATTAGTCTACCAGGAATAGCGATCGCCACAGGACGTTATCATCTGGCTCAAACGATTCTCCGCACCTTTGCTCAGTATGTAGATCGTGGCATGTTGCCCAATGTCTTTCCCGATGCGGGGACAACTCCTGAATACAATACCGTAGATGCGACACTTTGGTACTTTGAGGCGCTCCGTAATTATTATGCAGCAACCCAAGATCGTGAATTGATTGCCGAACTATTTCCTCTGTTGGCAGAGATTATTGACTGGCATATTCAGGGAACTCGCTATAACATCCATCTGGACGATGATGGTCTAATTTATGCGGGAGAGACAGGAGTACAGCTTACTTGGATGGATGCAAAGGTAGAAAATTGGGTCGTTACCCCCAGAATTGGCAAGCCGATTGAAATCAACGCTTTGTGGTATAACGCTTTAAGCTGTATGGTGTATTTTGCTCAAGTGTTAGAGCAACCTGATGGCGAGTATCAAAAACTGGCTGACAAGACGCGATCGCACTTCGCTAAATTTTGGTACGCAGAGGGTGGCTATTGCTATGACGTAATTGATTCTCCTGATGGTAACGATGCCAGTTTTCGCCCCAATCAAATTTTTGCGGTGTCATTACCCAATCGGGGCGGTTCGCGAACCGCCCCTACACAAACGCCCCTACAACCAAAGCAACAGCAAATGGTAGTAGATCGAGTCGGACAAAAATTACTAACTTCCTTTGGCTTGCGATCGCTAGATCCTGGGGACAAAAATTACCTTGGCATCTATGGAGGCGATCGATTACAACGAGACGCTAGCTATCATCGGGGTACTACTTGGGGCTGGCTGATTGGTCATTATGTTCAAGCTCATTTACAGGTATATCAAGATCCCCAACTAGCTCGCAGTTTTATTGAGCCGATGGCCGATCATCTTAATACTGGCTGTGTTGGCAACATTAGCGAAATTTTTGATGGTGATGTACCTTTTACTCCTAGAGGTTGCTTTGCTCAAGCCTGGAGTGTAGCCGAGGTTTTACGGACATGGCTTTTGACAGTGAATCAGAATAATTCAGTAAGCTGA
- a CDS encoding glycosyltransferase family 2 protein — protein sequence MENSKFWHLRCQWFKLKHKLNLIDGNAIQQTRAKQSIQSIIPKTPLINLNRHTLLAYVQKSKRYFPYKSQLKKAIRKTSSKLSYYAALITNEPNISNDIQYQRWLRKHYPRPQDFDNIKTQTLALAYQPLISIIVPVYNPEQKFLEQAIASVVDQIYPNWELCLVDDCSTKPYVKTVLEAYCQQDRRIKIVYHQQNQHICRASNSALEIATGEYVALLDHDDRLAPHALSEIVKLLNQNPEADFIYSDEDKIDRENIHQTPFFKPDWCPDSMLSRMYTCHLGVYRRSLVQSVGGFRVGFEGSQDYDLVLRLTEKTDHIFHLPQVLYHWRIHPQSTAANSDAKPYAALAAQKAIQEAIARRQEPGKVVMHPDFAGVYTVRYDISDFKLVSIIIPTKDLADTLDTCLKSIFAQTIYPNYEVIVIDNASVEMKTSQCLKYWQQKEPQRFRSYYYDIPFNYSQINNYAVEQAQGDYLLFLNNDTEILTPDWIEAMVEQSQRKSIGAVGSLLLYPDLTVQHAGVILGIGGVAGHSHKNFPAAVPGYISQLVSTNNYSAVTAACLMCRREVFELVGGFETELAIAFNDIDFCLKLISHGYHNVYLPHVVLYHYESKSRGSEDTPVKKARFAQEINYMRQKWSPICDRDPCYNPNLTKKYEDYRLKI from the coding sequence ATGGAAAATAGTAAATTCTGGCATTTAAGGTGTCAGTGGTTTAAACTCAAGCATAAATTAAATCTTATCGATGGCAATGCTATACAGCAAACAAGAGCAAAACAATCAATTCAATCAATTATCCCTAAAACACCGCTGATTAATCTTAATCGCCACACATTATTAGCATATGTTCAAAAATCGAAGCGCTATTTTCCCTATAAGTCTCAATTAAAAAAGGCAATTAGAAAAACTAGCTCGAAATTATCTTATTATGCTGCCCTCATTACTAACGAACCGAATATAAGTAATGACATCCAATATCAACGATGGCTCAGAAAACATTATCCTCGTCCCCAAGATTTTGACAATATTAAGACCCAGACTTTAGCATTAGCTTATCAACCTTTGATTAGTATTATTGTACCAGTTTATAATCCCGAGCAAAAATTCTTGGAGCAGGCGATCGCTTCTGTAGTAGATCAGATTTACCCTAATTGGGAACTATGTTTGGTAGATGATTGCTCAACTAAACCCTATGTCAAAACTGTTTTAGAAGCTTATTGCCAGCAAGATCGACGAATTAAAATAGTCTACCATCAACAAAATCAACATATTTGTCGAGCCTCCAATTCTGCTCTAGAAATTGCTACAGGAGAATATGTTGCACTGCTAGATCATGACGATCGATTAGCGCCTCATGCTTTGAGTGAAATAGTTAAGCTATTAAACCAAAATCCTGAAGCAGATTTTATTTATTCTGATGAAGATAAAATCGATCGGGAAAACATTCACCAAACTCCCTTTTTCAAACCAGATTGGTGTCCTGATTCCATGTTATCGCGCATGTATACTTGTCATCTGGGAGTTTATCGACGCTCTTTAGTACAGTCAGTAGGCGGCTTTCGAGTTGGTTTTGAAGGCAGTCAGGATTATGACTTAGTACTACGACTAACTGAGAAAACTGACCACATATTTCATCTTCCACAAGTACTGTATCATTGGCGCATTCATCCTCAGTCTACGGCTGCAAATTCAGATGCCAAGCCCTATGCTGCTCTTGCTGCCCAAAAAGCTATTCAGGAGGCGATCGCTCGTCGTCAAGAACCAGGAAAGGTGGTGATGCACCCTGATTTTGCGGGGGTATATACCGTTCGCTATGATATTTCCGACTTCAAACTAGTAAGCATTATCATTCCGACTAAAGATCTTGCCGATACTTTGGATACCTGCCTCAAATCTATCTTTGCCCAAACGATCTATCCCAACTATGAGGTAATCGTCATTGATAACGCCAGTGTGGAAATGAAAACCTCTCAATGCTTGAAATATTGGCAGCAGAAAGAGCCTCAACGTTTTCGCTCCTACTATTACGATATACCGTTTAATTATTCCCAGATCAATAATTATGCTGTGGAGCAAGCTCAAGGAGATTATTTATTATTTTTGAATAATGACACAGAAATACTTACCCCAGACTGGATTGAAGCGATGGTGGAACAAAGTCAAAGAAAATCCATTGGCGCAGTGGGGAGTCTGTTGCTATATCCCGATCTTACCGTTCAACATGCGGGGGTAATTTTAGGTATTGGTGGTGTGGCAGGACATAGTCATAAAAATTTTCCTGCTGCCGTACCAGGCTATATATCTCAATTGGTTTCAACCAATAATTACTCCGCAGTTACTGCTGCTTGTCTCATGTGTCGTAGAGAAGTATTTGAGTTAGTAGGGGGTTTTGAAACTGAATTGGCGATCGCTTTTAATGATATTGATTTTTGTCTCAAACTGATTAGTCATGGCTATCATAATGTTTACCTTCCTCACGTAGTTTTATATCACTATGAATCTAAAAGCCGAGGTTCTGAAGATACGCCAGTCAAAAAAGCCCGTTTTGCCCAGGAAATTAATTATATGAGACAAAAATGGTCGCCAATCTGCGATCGCGATCCTTGCTATAATCCCAATTTAACTAAAAAGTATGAAGACTATCGGCTCAAGATCTGA
- a CDS encoding Coenzyme F420 hydrogenase/dehydrogenase, beta subunit C-terminal domain, producing MTVFPHQKAKALKPGSRRPAKELCSECGLCDTYYVHYVKDACAFLNQQIAELEILAHGRSRDLDNQDDLYFGVSQEMMAARKQQPIEGAQWTGIVSAIACQMLEQGLVEGVVCVQNTAEDRFQPFPVIARTPAEVLAAKVNKPTLSPNLNVLEQIEQSGLKRLLVIGVGCQIQALRAVEQELGLEKLYILGTPCVDNVSRQGLQKFLDTTSRSPETVVHYEFMQDFRIHFKHEDGSIEKVPFFGLKTNQLKDVFAPSCMSCFDYVNSLADLVVGYMGAPFKWQWIVVRNETGKEMLDLVRDQLDTQPVMSKGDRHQAVQQSIPAYDKGVTLPMWAAKLMGVVIEQIGPKGLEYARFSIDSHFTRNYLNLKRNYPQKLEQHVPEYAKKIVAQYKLPE from the coding sequence ATGACTGTTTTTCCTCACCAAAAAGCAAAAGCATTAAAACCTGGTAGTCGCCGTCCTGCGAAGGAACTCTGTAGCGAGTGTGGGCTTTGTGATACCTACTATGTGCATTATGTTAAAGATGCCTGTGCTTTTCTCAATCAACAGATTGCTGAATTGGAAATATTGGCACATGGGCGTAGTCGAGACTTAGATAATCAAGATGATCTGTATTTTGGGGTTAGCCAAGAAATGATGGCAGCTCGCAAACAACAGCCAATTGAGGGAGCGCAATGGACGGGAATCGTTAGTGCGATCGCCTGTCAGATGTTAGAACAGGGTCTAGTAGAAGGGGTCGTCTGTGTGCAAAACACCGCTGAAGATCGTTTTCAACCTTTCCCTGTCATTGCCAGAACTCCCGCTGAGGTTTTGGCTGCTAAGGTCAATAAGCCAACTCTTTCCCCTAATCTCAATGTCTTAGAGCAGATTGAGCAGTCAGGTCTAAAGCGTCTGCTGGTAATTGGGGTTGGTTGTCAAATTCAAGCTTTGCGAGCAGTGGAGCAAGAATTAGGTTTAGAAAAGCTTTATATTTTGGGTACACCCTGTGTAGATAATGTTAGTCGCCAGGGTCTCCAAAAATTTCTCGATACTACCAGCAGATCCCCTGAAACAGTTGTGCATTATGAGTTTATGCAGGATTTTCGCATTCACTTTAAGCATGAAGATGGTTCAATCGAGAAAGTACCGTTTTTTGGTTTAAAAACCAATCAGCTTAAGGATGTCTTTGCTCCTTCTTGTATGAGTTGCTTTGATTATGTTAATTCCCTAGCTGACTTAGTGGTGGGTTATATGGGTGCGCCCTTTAAGTGGCAATGGATTGTGGTGCGTAACGAAACGGGTAAAGAAATGTTAGATCTAGTTAGAGATCAGCTAGACACTCAACCAGTCATGTCCAAAGGCGATCGCCATCAGGCCGTACAGCAAAGTATTCCTGCCTACGATAAGGGTGTAACTCTGCCCATGTGGGCTGCTAAGCTAATGGGGGTGGTAATTGAGCAAATTGGGCCTAAAGGACTAGAATATGCGCGTTTTTCCATTGATTCTCACTTTACTCGTAACTATCTTAATTTAAAACGTAATTATCCCCAGAAATTAGAGCAGCACGTCCCCGAATATGCTAAAAAAATCGTCGCCCAATATAAGTTGCCAGAGTAA
- a CDS encoding ABC transporter ATP-binding protein, with amino-acid sequence MQESIRLDGVSLWRRTQEEFSYDLKKTIFSLFNGQYRQPAKKMVIDNIDLTINCGDKVGIIGANGSGKSTMLKLISGILQPTSGTVRVKGAIAPLIELGAGFDTELTVMDNIILYGVMLGYSQLEMKSRAKEILEFAELETYASIPVKGLSSGMTARLGFAIATDVTPNILILDEVLSVGDISFKNKCRQRMNEFWRDDVTILLVSHSMDMICENCHKVIWLERGQVKMIGQTQDVIDQYLECVAPTGTASSLPTQVNQ; translated from the coding sequence ATGCAAGAATCAATTAGATTAGATGGTGTTTCCCTCTGGCGCAGAACTCAGGAAGAGTTTTCTTACGACCTGAAAAAAACAATTTTTTCCTTATTTAACGGTCAATATCGTCAGCCTGCGAAAAAAATGGTGATTGACAATATTGATTTAACCATTAATTGCGGTGATAAGGTCGGTATTATTGGCGCGAATGGCTCGGGTAAATCCACCATGCTAAAGCTAATTTCGGGTATTTTGCAGCCTACCTCGGGAACAGTACGGGTCAAAGGTGCGATTGCTCCTCTAATTGAATTAGGAGCAGGATTTGACACTGAATTGACGGTAATGGACAATATTATCCTTTATGGGGTCATGTTGGGCTATTCTCAGCTGGAGATGAAGTCAAGAGCCAAGGAAATTTTAGAATTTGCCGAATTGGAAACATACGCTTCAATTCCTGTTAAAGGTCTGTCTTCGGGTATGACAGCTCGTTTAGGATTTGCGATCGCCACTGATGTTACCCCCAATATTCTGATTCTCGATGAAGTATTGTCCGTCGGGGATATTAGCTTTAAAAATAAATGCCGTCAAAGAATGAACGAGTTTTGGCGAGATGATGTCACAATTTTACTGGTTTCTCATTCGATGGACATGATTTGTGAGAATTGCCATAAAGTTATTTGGCTCGAACGGGGACAAGTCAAGATGATTGGTCAGACTCAAGATGTGATCGATCAATATCTTGAATGTGTTGCCCCTACAGGCACAGCTTCATCTTTGCCAACTCAAGTTAATCAATAA
- a CDS encoding ABC transporter permease produces MVKSFLNKQQNSNLLWYRELLMVLIRRSLKRRYRGSFLGIYWSLLNPLAMTGLYTAIFGAVFAKYYGGSNLNYVLAAFTGLVVVNFFSASTAMALSSVVENGAMVNKIRLPLAIFPLAAIGANVFQLLLGTLPLLIIVTLVISHSLVNTIALFLPLTGLILVCTGVGLLMSGLYVFFRDLPYFYELLIFVLFMSSPIFYPPDIVPVTVRQFLIFNPILPIIESIRQIALSGNLPDLTLITHSLASGLILITIGLVAFSRWRSQFMDLL; encoded by the coding sequence ATGGTGAAATCTTTTTTAAATAAGCAACAAAATAGTAATTTGCTCTGGTATCGAGAGCTACTAATGGTATTGATTAGGCGCAGTCTCAAACGAAGATATCGTGGTTCTTTTTTGGGGATCTACTGGTCTTTACTCAATCCCTTGGCAATGACAGGGCTATATACGGCAATTTTTGGCGCTGTTTTTGCTAAATACTATGGTGGCTCTAATCTAAATTATGTATTAGCTGCATTTACTGGTTTGGTGGTAGTCAATTTTTTTTCCGCCTCAACGGCTATGGCTCTAAGTAGCGTCGTCGAAAATGGCGCGATGGTAAATAAAATTCGGCTACCTTTAGCGATATTTCCCTTAGCAGCTATTGGCGCAAACGTATTTCAGCTATTATTAGGTACTTTACCTTTATTAATTATTGTTACTTTAGTTATTTCTCATAGTCTGGTGAACACGATCGCTTTATTCCTACCCCTGACGGGCTTAATTTTGGTCTGTACTGGAGTTGGTTTGTTGATGAGTGGACTTTATGTTTTCTTTCGCGATCTGCCTTATTTTTATGAGCTACTGATCTTTGTTCTCTTCATGAGTTCGCCAATTTTCTATCCTCCTGACATTGTTCCAGTTACGGTCAGGCAATTTTTAATTTTTAATCCGATCTTGCCAATTATTGAAAGTATTCGTCAGATTGCTCTTTCAGGCAACCTGCCCGATCTAACCTTAATTACCCATAGTCTAGCTAGTGGTTTAATTTTAATCACTATTGGGCTAGTGGCATTTTCTCGTTGGCGTTCTCAGTTTATGGATTTGTTGTAG
- a CDS encoding glycosyltransferase — translation MESINSAKRQIMGTRLEMSKLCSFLGKEPWVLSANAAYNECSAPSVTVIVTLYNYSEYIQECLDSVCATVKDRLPGGFDVLVIDDCSTDKSASLVEEYIHQVDTPICLVKKVYNTGLADARNCGLNIARAPFVFILDADNWIYPNCLEVLYQGINESGCAAVYGIINCFSNKTGEGVGLNSFYEWDVCELLNGPYIDAMAMFKKDILLRLGGYSTELMLIAWSGWEDYDLWLNLAQSGYDAKLIPQILSSYRVHPTSMINTTNIYTDILAQYFRQKFVKLIEQHEDVDTVFGMPRHLEINTEDCAMVQLREARAMIEAMETSKFWKLRSRWFQIKNWVGITKT, via the coding sequence ATGGAAAGCATCAATTCCGCTAAACGGCAGATCATGGGTACTAGGTTAGAAATGTCCAAGCTGTGTTCTTTCTTGGGAAAAGAACCTTGGGTTTTGTCAGCCAATGCAGCATACAATGAGTGTTCGGCTCCCAGTGTTACAGTAATCGTCACGCTCTATAATTACTCAGAATATATTCAAGAATGTTTGGATAGCGTCTGTGCCACAGTAAAAGATCGTTTACCTGGTGGCTTTGATGTTTTAGTTATTGATGACTGTTCTACCGACAAGTCTGCAAGCTTGGTAGAAGAATATATTCACCAGGTCGATACTCCAATTTGCCTAGTCAAAAAAGTCTACAATACTGGTCTTGCTGATGCCCGTAATTGTGGCTTAAACATAGCTCGCGCTCCTTTTGTGTTTATTTTGGATGCAGATAACTGGATTTATCCCAATTGCTTAGAAGTTTTGTATCAGGGAATTAATGAATCGGGTTGTGCTGCTGTCTATGGTATTATCAACTGCTTTAGCAACAAAACAGGGGAAGGTGTTGGGTTAAACTCTTTTTATGAGTGGGATGTCTGCGAATTACTCAATGGCCCTTACATCGATGCCATGGCAATGTTTAAGAAAGATATTTTGCTTAGGCTAGGTGGTTACTCTACCGAACTGATGCTGATCGCTTGGTCAGGCTGGGAAGATTACGATCTATGGCTCAACCTGGCTCAATCTGGCTATGATGCTAAGTTGATTCCCCAAATTTTGAGTTCTTATCGCGTCCATCCAACTTCTATGATTAATACTACCAATATCTATACGGATATCTTGGCGCAGTATTTTAGGCAAAAATTTGTGAAACTCATCGAGCAACACGAGGATGTAGACACCGTTTTTGGTATGCCACGACACCTGGAAATCAACACTGAAGATTGTGCTATGGTGCAGCTAAGAGAGGCTAGGGCAATGATTGAGGCCATGGAAACTAGTAAGTTTTGGAAGCTTCGTAGTCGCTGGTTTCAAATCAAAAACTGGGTGGGAATTACTAAGACATAA
- a CDS encoding class I SAM-dependent methyltransferase produces MDAIGNKNYPDLEQSLLDENSSLTKMLRLIGNHKQVVDFGCATGYFAQLLTQQQCIVTGVEINSEAAKVAEQYCQKVIVADLDFVSVREILPHRQFDVAIFGDVLEHLRNPWQILRDTKEILTEDGYVVASIPNIAHGAIRLALLQGEFEYTEFGILDNTHLRFFTRKTVEALLENSGYLLKNIESTKLPFLANNNLVPQININDFDSEMIDRMQQDENIDTLQFVVRAVPCTVEERLADRQNRYDRLQKEFQAAQSQLQQSQNTIDQLQSQLQQSQQISEQVQSQLQQSQNTIEQLQSQLQQSQISEQVQSELKHELEQANANIQWMETSKFWKLRSKWLKLKLFVNLNRQSNK; encoded by the coding sequence ATGGATGCGATCGGCAATAAAAACTATCCAGATCTAGAACAGTCTTTGTTAGATGAAAATAGTAGTTTAACCAAAATGTTGCGCTTAATTGGTAATCATAAACAGGTCGTAGATTTTGGTTGTGCGACTGGTTATTTTGCGCAGTTACTAACTCAACAACAGTGTATTGTCACAGGTGTGGAAATTAATTCAGAGGCAGCTAAAGTTGCGGAGCAGTATTGTCAAAAAGTGATAGTTGCTGACTTGGACTTTGTTTCTGTTCGGGAAATATTACCCCATCGCCAATTTGATGTTGCTATTTTTGGTGATGTTTTAGAGCATTTACGCAATCCTTGGCAAATTTTGCGAGATACCAAAGAAATTTTAACAGAAGATGGCTATGTGGTAGCTTCGATCCCGAATATTGCCCATGGAGCAATTAGGCTGGCTCTGTTACAAGGAGAATTTGAATACACAGAATTTGGCATTTTAGATAATACTCATCTCAGATTTTTTACCAGAAAAACTGTTGAAGCTTTACTAGAAAATTCTGGATATTTATTAAAAAATATTGAAAGTACTAAGTTGCCATTTTTGGCTAATAATAATTTGGTTCCTCAGATTAACATTAATGATTTTGATAGCGAGATGATCGACAGAATGCAACAAGATGAAAATATTGATACTCTACAATTTGTCGTTCGAGCTGTTCCTTGCACTGTAGAAGAAAGACTGGCGGACAGGCAAAATCGTTATGATCGGCTGCAAAAAGAGTTCCAGGCTGCACAATCCCAACTCCAGCAAAGTCAAAATACCATTGATCAATTACAATCCCAGCTTCAGCAGAGTCAGCAGATATCAGAACAAGTACAATCCCAGCTCCAGCAGAGTCAAAATACCATTGAACAATTACAATCCCAGCTCCAGCAGAGTCAGATATCAGAACAAGTACAATCTGAGCTAAAACATGAGCTTGAGCAGGCAAACGCTAACATTCAATGGATGGAAACGAGTAAATTCTGGAAGCTTAGAAGTAAGTGGTTGAAGCTCAAACTTTTTGTTAACCTGAATCGTCAAAGTAATAAGTAG
- a CDS encoding glycosyltransferase, whose amino-acid sequence MGLNKQSINTVHLFVTSLGNHFMIEIAEIFHEGFKNNGVQSQIKVDQLPSTHPKPGLIQVVIAPHEFFNLFLEPKLQPGEKVKDFLKAVYVLSAEQPLTHWFEMACKRAASAKGVLDITEHTALEYRQRGIFTVHAPLGYASCFEAGIDPHNPPDRLFDLLFLGSISRKRELFLSHNAALFNQYKSNIVITRLEKPKFSHTKGFFADHDRNRLLRSCKILVNVHANNNTYFEWLRVIMAIANGCLVISETSDYIEPLVNGKHLIITELDDIAAQCEYYLEHESERLKIVNEAYEFVTQEFNTSILCTSILQKLEQQTENIVELQRV is encoded by the coding sequence ATGGGACTTAATAAACAATCAATCAATACAGTTCATCTGTTCGTGACATCTTTAGGCAATCACTTCATGATTGAGATTGCCGAGATCTTTCATGAAGGCTTTAAAAATAATGGCGTTCAATCGCAGATTAAGGTCGATCAGCTGCCTTCTACCCACCCAAAGCCAGGACTAATTCAAGTGGTAATTGCACCGCATGAGTTTTTCAACCTATTCCTTGAACCTAAACTTCAGCCTGGCGAAAAAGTTAAAGACTTTTTAAAAGCTGTGTATGTACTTAGTGCCGAGCAACCACTTACCCACTGGTTTGAGATGGCTTGCAAGCGTGCCGCCTCTGCTAAGGGTGTATTAGATATCACAGAACATACCGCCTTAGAATATCGCCAACGGGGAATCTTTACTGTTCATGCGCCTTTAGGCTATGCCTCCTGTTTTGAAGCAGGTATCGATCCTCATAATCCACCCGATCGCCTTTTCGATCTCCTCTTCTTAGGTAGTATTTCCCGCAAGCGAGAATTATTTTTATCTCATAATGCAGCCCTATTTAACCAATATAAGAGTAATATTGTGATTACTCGTCTAGAAAAGCCCAAGTTCTCCCATACAAAAGGTTTCTTTGCCGACCACGATCGCAATCGTCTATTACGCTCATGTAAGATCCTGGTCAATGTTCACGCCAACAACAACACTTATTTTGAATGGTTACGGGTGATCATGGCGATCGCTAACGGTTGTTTGGTGATCTCCGAAACTAGCGACTATATCGAGCCACTCGTCAACGGCAAACACTTAATTATTACCGAATTAGATGACATTGCTGCCCAATGCGAATATTATCTCGAACATGAATCAGAGCGACTTAAAATTGTCAATGAAGCCTATGAATTTGTTACCCAAGAATTCAATACTAGTATTCTTTGCACATCTATCTTACAAAAACTAGAACAGCAAACTGAAAACATCGTTGAACTTCAAAGGGTATAA